One Maribacter cobaltidurans genomic window carries:
- the ccsA gene encoding cytochrome c biogenesis protein CcsA, with the protein MTDLLKKIFFSTRLMSVLFIVFAVAMAFGTFIESWYSTETARIWIYNTTWFEVIMVFFVINFIGNISRYRLLRKEKWPVLILHLSWILIIVGAFVTRYISFEGMMPIREGETENVFYSDKTYLTAYVEGDINGEPRRKTLEDDLIVTPEAIKSNLPWTGDFNGQEFTISYVDFIDGAKEGLIPGSTGNTYLKIVEAGDGQRHEHLLENGKVMSIHGVLFSLNNETEGAINIFTNGGQYQIVSAFDGSFMRMADQFQGMLAKDSLQPLQLRSLYNTANMQFVIPDSLVRGNYGIVEIPESEKMEFDLDALVLSVSSNGETKEVKVLGSKGQTQFTDKINVGGLDFALRYGSKVYELPFAIQLNDFIAEKYPGTENAYASFMSKVTIKDERPFDYDIYMNHILDHKGYRFFQASFDPDEKGTRLSVNHDFWGTWITYIGYFLLYIGLMGIMFFGKTRFKDLAESLDKLKEKKKKLLTTIVLLIGLSTSLNAQEHTVDDGHDHTQTPTQQQIDSLIKSSIVAKEHADKFGKLVIQDEGGRMKPINTFSSELLRKLSFKDTYLGFSSDQIFLSMIMNPAVWYNAEFIALDKKAQNDSIRKIIGVPKGQEYVKATDFFDTKGNYKLEPFLREATATNNPNKFEQDFKDANIRLSLLNQALGQDIVKIFPLLNDENNKWISAVEYRGGQIQVQDSLYANFVKNAMPYYLMTLSKAQQTGDYSEADRLLAAFKQNQVNNGSEVLPSDKKINTEVIYNKLNIFNRLYRYYALVGLLLFFVLVFQIFKEREIWKAMVYLLKGTIIILFLWHTAGLILRWYISGHAPWSNAYESILYVAWATMGMGMLFIRKNTMTLAAASFVTAMLLWIAHQSWVDPAVGNLVPVLDSYWLMIHVAVIVGSYGPLTVGMILGVVSLVLILLTNKKNKKRMDLNLKELTIINELSLTVGLIMLTIGNFLGGQWANESWGRYWGWDPKETWALISIMVYAFVIHTRLVPGLRGRWTFNFLSIVAFGSIMMTYFGVNFYLVGLHSYASGAQVITPMFIWYTIAGVLALGGLSYWRYKVNYSK; encoded by the coding sequence GAATATGGATATACAATACCACATGGTTCGAGGTAATCATGGTCTTTTTTGTCATCAATTTTATCGGAAATATTTCCCGATATAGATTGCTTAGAAAGGAAAAATGGCCGGTTTTGATCTTACATCTTTCTTGGATACTCATTATCGTTGGTGCTTTTGTTACTAGATACATAAGTTTTGAGGGTATGATGCCCATAAGGGAAGGTGAAACAGAGAATGTGTTTTATTCGGACAAAACGTATTTAACCGCTTATGTAGAAGGAGACATAAATGGAGAGCCGAGAAGAAAAACGTTGGAGGATGATTTAATCGTGACTCCTGAGGCAATAAAGTCCAATTTGCCCTGGACCGGTGATTTTAACGGTCAGGAATTCACTATTTCTTATGTGGATTTTATCGATGGTGCTAAGGAAGGACTTATACCGGGGTCAACTGGCAATACCTATCTCAAAATAGTGGAAGCGGGAGATGGTCAGCGCCATGAGCATTTATTGGAAAACGGAAAGGTAATGAGTATCCACGGGGTTCTTTTCTCGTTAAACAATGAAACCGAAGGAGCCATTAATATATTTACCAATGGGGGGCAGTATCAAATTGTGTCGGCTTTTGATGGCAGTTTTATGAGAATGGCAGACCAATTTCAGGGTATGCTGGCCAAGGATAGTTTACAGCCTTTGCAGTTACGTTCGCTATACAACACGGCTAACATGCAATTTGTAATACCCGATTCCTTGGTACGGGGGAATTATGGTATTGTTGAAATCCCCGAATCTGAAAAAATGGAATTTGATTTGGACGCCCTAGTACTTTCCGTATCTAGCAATGGAGAAACTAAGGAAGTAAAGGTTTTAGGTAGTAAGGGACAGACCCAGTTTACGGATAAGATTAACGTTGGCGGACTTGACTTTGCCTTGCGATATGGTTCCAAAGTTTACGAACTTCCTTTCGCCATCCAGTTGAACGATTTTATCGCAGAAAAATACCCGGGTACGGAAAATGCCTACGCCTCCTTCATGAGTAAGGTGACCATTAAGGACGAACGGCCTTTTGATTATGATATATATATGAACCATATCTTGGACCATAAGGGGTATCGTTTTTTCCAAGCTAGTTTTGATCCTGATGAGAAAGGGACAAGACTTTCCGTAAACCATGATTTTTGGGGTACTTGGATTACCTACATTGGTTATTTCTTACTTTATATTGGGCTTATGGGGATTATGTTCTTTGGTAAGACACGTTTTAAGGATTTGGCGGAATCCTTGGATAAGCTTAAGGAAAAAAAGAAAAAGCTGCTGACCACCATCGTCCTTTTAATCGGATTGTCCACTTCTTTAAATGCACAGGAACATACCGTTGACGATGGTCATGACCATACCCAAACACCTACCCAACAACAAATAGATTCGCTTATAAAATCCTCCATAGTGGCCAAGGAACATGCCGATAAATTTGGGAAATTGGTCATACAGGATGAGGGTGGAAGAATGAAGCCCATCAATACCTTTTCTTCAGAATTATTGAGAAAACTGAGTTTTAAGGATACCTATCTGGGATTTAGCTCAGATCAGATTTTTCTTTCCATGATCATGAATCCTGCAGTTTGGTACAATGCTGAGTTTATTGCTTTGGATAAGAAGGCACAAAATGACAGTATCCGAAAGATAATAGGGGTTCCAAAGGGACAGGAATATGTTAAGGCCACCGACTTTTTCGATACAAAAGGCAATTATAAGTTAGAGCCCTTTTTACGGGAAGCAACCGCCACGAACAATCCGAATAAATTCGAGCAGGATTTTAAGGATGCCAATATTCGATTGAGTTTATTGAACCAAGCTTTGGGACAGGATATAGTGAAGATATTCCCTCTTCTGAATGATGAAAACAATAAATGGATTTCCGCCGTAGAATATCGAGGAGGGCAGATACAGGTTCAGGATTCCTTATATGCCAATTTTGTTAAGAATGCCATGCCTTATTACTTAATGACCTTAAGCAAGGCTCAACAAACTGGGGATTATTCCGAAGCCGACCGACTTTTAGCAGCATTTAAGCAAAATCAGGTAAATAATGGTAGTGAAGTTTTACCATCGGACAAGAAAATAAATACCGAGGTAATTTATAACAAACTTAATATTTTCAATAGGCTTTATAGGTATTATGCTTTGGTGGGTCTGTTGTTATTCTTTGTTTTAGTATTTCAAATTTTTAAGGAAAGGGAAATATGGAAGGCAATGGTTTATCTATTAAAGGGAACCATCATTATTCTATTTTTGTGGCATACAGCTGGGTTGATTCTTCGGTGGTATATTTCTGGACATGCGCCCTGGAGTAATGCTTATGAGAGTATTTTATACGTGGCATGGGCTACTATGGGTATGGGAATGTTGTTCATTAGAAAAAATACAATGACCCTGGCCGCTGCATCTTTTGTTACAGCCATGCTGTTATGGATTGCCCATCAAAGCTGGGTGGACCCAGCGGTAGGTAATTTGGTTCCTGTATTGGATAGTTATTGGTTAATGATTCATGTTGCCGTAATCGTTGGTAGTTATGGACCACTCACCGTAGGAATGATTTTGGGTGTTGTTTCCTTGGTATTGATTCTTTTGACCAATAAAAAGAACAAAAAGCGAATGGATTTAAACTTGAAGGAGCTTACCATAATCAATGAACTATCGTTGACCGTTGGTTTAATTATGCTAACTATTGGTAATTTTTTGGGTGGCCAATGGGCAAACGAAAGTTGGGGTCGTTATTGGGGCTGGGACCCTAAGGAAACTTGGGCCTTGATATCCATTATGGTCTATGCCTTTGTGATCCATACAAGATTGGTGCCTGGACTTAGAGGTAGATGGACTTTTAATTTTCTAAGCATTGTTGCGTTTGGTAGTATCATGATGACCTATTTTGGCGTAAACTTTTACTTAGTAGGTCTACATAGTTATGCTAGTGGGGCACAGGTAATTACCCCTATGTTCATCTGGTATACCATAGCAGGGGTACTTGCCCTAGGAGGTTTAAGCTATTGGAGGTACAAGGTGAATTACTCAAAATAA